In Pyrus communis chromosome 15, drPyrComm1.1, whole genome shotgun sequence, the genomic stretch CTTTTCTCAAACTGACAAGCTCCTTGATTTCTCAAGCTCCAGGTACCAACTCTGTACAACATCCCACCGCCTTATAAATTCTTTCGAATTTTCCCAACTTGAACAAATATAACCAAGTACATGACTTGATAACTTCTCTctttctgagagagagagacagagagattcAGTCATTTGGGTCAAAAAGTTATATATTCCCAAATGACCAGAGAGTGCTAAATAGCTAGATAGATAATCTATGCATGTACAcaaagacagagagagagagagagagtgagttttAACTAGATAAGGTATTAAGAATGCTATCTAGAATATCTAGTTCAGGAAAGTGAGGTTTACTTTTGATTGAGACAACTTCTAGCTAGGTGTCCTAGTTTGAGAAATTAACATTTTATTAGTTTTACATGCTTTCAACCTGTGAAGTGGTGGCGATTTTTTACGTGATGCtgatttctttgcttttcatGCTACATGTAATCGTGTCCGCCATGCAGAAGTCTATATATATAAGAGCCGCTGGTCTAGTGAATTATGTAATCTTATTACTATTTTACAGTTTCATAGTTTATCTTGCCGCTTTGATCTTATTTTCCCCACCTATCACAAATTGTTTGTAGATaacaatatataaaataatagttggggtttattattttcttagaCCGTCATTCTCACTAGAATTCAGATAATCAATTCGAAATAAATAATCTAACAACATaaaatcaaaatgatagatAAAATACTCTGGCTAGTAAAAGAGTGACTTACTCTCTAcgtaccatatatatatatatatatatatacacacgcaTGACAACTTCAACACACGATGTTAGGCTATGTTCCAAAAGTTGTCCTTCATTCTCCCCACCTGAACTAAAATACCTGTAAACGAATACGGTGAACTTGCTAAAGACTTAAAATACGAACATTCAATTATATATGCTTTGGATTTTTCTTACTAGCTAGGAAGAAAGTGATGTGATGAAAACTTGGGAATTCATCATAGAAGCCTTGAAGATCCTTTGGGAAGGAATATGTATGCCTGCGTCAAGTAGGGCAATCAGTGGTGCAGCTATGGCCATGTATATATAACCTGTTTttccacatgcatgcatgaaatAATGAACTAACTTTAGTAGTTGCAAAGATTAAAACCTTCTTCCATAAATATTGTGCATGAGAGGAAGGGTGAGATTAATATATTGACATGTAATTGTGGAATAAGAATTTAGATAAAGTTGTGCTTTTGTTttagtaaagaaaaaaaaaacactccaCATAGTAAGTGATgatatcatttttattaataaaatgggATAAAATGGGAATATCATTTTTAAAGTGGTTCCTTAAACCTGAAATTTGTTATATAGAATTACTTTATCAATCTAACATTTCAAATCAACACGCATAGAAAGATGCCCTTATTGTAGGATGGTGTTTTATAACTTGTCTAATGTgtcaaaaaaaattctttttgaGGGGTAGCTTCTAAGAATTTACTAGATAGTGTATAACTTTTTTGTCATCTAGATATTCCTATTTTTACTATTCGACATTCTTTTTCTATACCATTTTGAACCAAATATATCGATAAGGAATTGTCGCGTGGATTAGGGCTGATATACCCACATATAGAAGGGCTTTTTACGCCACCAAAGTCTCCACACCTCGGCAATTCGAGCTGACCTCATCGCCTTGGTTGACTATGATGAACGACTGGAAGAGGGACATCATCCAGGTCGACTTGACTAAGATGTGGTCATCAGCACATGATAACCATGGTGAGTTGACCTCATTCCCTTTGTTGATAGCCATAAAATGTATAAAGAATTCAATATTTACTGGAAACAACTACTATTTTACACACCGTAATTGAGAATTTTTCAACCTCCATATATTTGGTGACAGAACGAGAGGAGAGGATTCTAGTGCTGCGAGCATTCTAGCATCAAGCGTTTCTATCTTGTTCCTTCAACTAGGCATGGAGAAGGACTTCGTCTCCCAGCTGGTAGAATTCCTATCTCGGCTATTGCAAGCTTCCCATCAAGCCATATCAATTCCACTCATGAAATTCCCATCATTCCTGTCAACTATTAACTACAAAAAATTTCGCCGTAAGTACATCATAAATTAGTATCCGAGTatctaaaagaaataatattaatatgttCGTTGTGTGTGATGTTTATGCAATTTGTAGATCGCTCATAATAACTTCGTCTAGAGGATAAAACTTAGGTTTATTTACAAATGTACTCTAGAACTCAATTTTGATCTCACTTTGCCTCTTGTAActcaaaattactattttactccttgaaacttaaaattttttctACTTTGACTTGTGGGCTATATCTTTTCTCTGAAACTTAAAAGTCTGTCTCCCTAAAACATGTGAGACCCACCACTTAATAAGACTATGCCACACTTGCcaatgaatttgattataaatcttcATATGGTAACATTcaataatcagaaaatattaaaatcaagttttttagagtaaaatgacaaaattaacaGAAAGTATTATAAATCTCCAGTATGCGTTAACATCCCACATATCAAAATTAAGGCAATCTGGAGCGAATTTGAGTTTTATATAGTAAAATAACGACTTTTGAGTTAATGGGCAAAAGgggatcaaaatcgagtttGAAGGAGCCAAACTGGAGCGAATTTTGAGTTCCAGAGAGTAAAGTGGCGACTTTTGAGTAATAGAGGGCAAAGTGATTAATATCGAGTTCTAACGGCCGTGGCTAAAAGTAAGTCTAGGACTTAGTAATAAAGTTCCTCTCTATTTCCCAGCCTTCCTAGGTTTCCTATATCCCTTTTGCTTTAAGCCTCTATCTCATAATCGTATTTTCTAAGTAGAGCATCTGTAGGTCTTCATTCACATGTTCGAATCACCTTAACTGATATTCTCTCATCTTATTTTCAATAGCCGGCACTCTCACTTTACCTTGAATATCCTCATTCTTAAATCATGTGCTTTCTTGTTTTCCCACACATCCAACAAAGCATTCCCATCTCTGCTATTCATTTTTAGCACGTGTTGATGCTTGACCGCCCAACATTCCATGTCGTAAAGCATTGTTGGCTTTATTGTTGTCCTATAAAATTGTCTCTTAAGCTTTAGTGGCATACTAGGTCGAACCACACACAACATAGACCCATGGATCTATAcatattgataaaaataaaatcaatagaaaagaATGAATTGGAATTGATGCACTCTTACTTCCTCCATCCAGCTTACAGCTATGGTTGAGATCCCCATTCAATTCTCCGTTCTTTTTACAAGGTAGATCCAAGATAATGAAATCGTTCACTTTTTGGTACTTACTAATATCCAATCCTCACTCCTATCTCATTTCAACTCCATTTCCCAATGAACATGCACTCAATATAGTATGTCTGACCTAATTAGGTGAATTCCTTTAGATTCTAAACACTTCCTCGTCAAAGGTCAAGCTTCGCATTTACTCATTTTTGCATTTCATCTATCAGCACTACATCATATGCGAAAAGAATACACCAGGTGGTATCATCTTAAATGTGTCCAGTTAACTTATCCATTGccaatgcaaaaaggtaaaGACTTAAAGCTGAGCTTTGGTGTAATCATATAGTAATGGATCAATTTGTTCTTTATGAGTTCTTGCTACAATCTTTGCTCTATCATGCATAGTCTTGATTGCTTGGATATATGCTATTCatactcctttcttctctagAGTCTTTCAAACTCTCTTAGTACCCTATCATatgctttttttcacatctataAAAACCATGTGCAATTCTCTTGCATATCTCTGCATCGTTCCATCGATCTTTATAAGAGAGAGATTACTTTTGTAGTCGAGCGCCCTGGCATGAACTCGAATTAATTGTGTGAGACTCATGTCTCTTCCGTCAGTTTATACCTAATTAGTCTCTTCCAAAGCTTCATTGTAGGACTCATTAACTTAATACGCTTATAGTTCATGTAATTCTGTATGTCGCCCTTATTCTtacattatttttgctaactaTGGTAGCAAAGCATTAACAAATTCAGGATTGGTAATCAAGCCACCCACCAAAAAGTGGCCGTAGCGAATACAACAATTAAAGTATATTTGCAATGATGTCCGAGTTGATGTGAGAGGAACTGACTTGGACTTTTTAGGCCCATTTGCTTAGTTAACTTGATAGTCCCAACGTTGGTTTTGCCTTTTTTGTTGTGTGTATCCTCAGTTGGTGATCTCATTATCCTCAGTTGCTGATCTCATTATCTCATATATAATATTCCGACTGGACATTTTGATCCGGGTAAACAGACCAAGCAATAAAACCTCCAGAAAGCTTTGCCTTAATATTCTGGGTCATTTGGCTGGTTGGTTTGCAACCGAACCAAATATCTCCAAAGTGAGATTGTTGTGGATGGTTAATCTTGATGAATTATCTCCAAATCTGTAttaatttgttgtgattttgttttcttgttggtAAATTAGTTCTGTAGCATTTAACTGTGcatgttttgttcttattgtttTGGGGTATTTTATTCTAGCTGTTATTCTGTTTGCATGCATGTTCAAAGTGGTTGATTTTAGTCACAGTTTCAGAAAAGAACAGAGTAATAACAATCTAATACAAAACTGCATACAACATGCAAGTACTAACTTATTGGGATTATTGTAAAAGTGTTTGCAAGCACTAACTaattctctgtttttttttttgttgaatattattattatatatgtgtcataatttataaataataatgaaacatgctaattatattttattcttttatgttGTGAAGTACCAATGATGTTATTGCAGGGTACAAATCACATACTTCTGGGGAAAAATCAGATCAACCCACGTTTGATCAACTGCAGGTAATTCAGTTGAATATTGGTTTTCCTTTTTCCCGTCCTAATTGCTctttaattttccatttttagtGGTATAACAATTAACTGTGTCAAGTGAATGTAACACATTCTGTGATCTACACTTGGAGCTATGGAATGTAATTATACGGCATTTGATTtctttaacataaataaaaaggtaaatttcattttgcatcTTCAAGTTTGGATCTCATAACGAACTTGTAACTCATTTTTGAACATTGCTATTTCATACATCAACTTACTATTTTGTTGAAAtatcatacatccgttagtcagtCCGTTAATTTAATGTTAAATGATGATGTGTCAACTATGGGTCTCACATTTTTTATAATGTGATGTCAAATTTGTGCCACACGGACAAACAACTAATTGAAATTATataaactataaaaataaaataaatatttaatatttaaattcaaaaaatattttgaagcaTCAGCCCACGGAGCCCGTAATCAGACGGAGCCCAAAATCAGACGACCCTCTGCTCAGTCTAGAATTATAGTTGTATCcaattttaattgtttgtttgtccacgtggcacaaatttgaATCAAAATGTGGGACCGTAGTTGTCACATTATCATGGTTGGCCTCTTGGGCTAAATATGTGCAAGTACGTGGGGTTAAGTAATAACTCCCAAGTTATAATTTTAACTTCCATTGAAGTTCAaagttgtttttttatttttggataaaTTCTAACTTGTGTTATTAGTTAGAATtaatttgaatcattgagttTTGCTTATGGAAAAAAGTTTCATGTATGGTTTATTGTTACGTAGGATTCAAATGACCTGGAGATTGCTACAATTGTAGATCCATGCTCAAGCATGTTTAAGTAGTCCATCTTTTGCCCCTTTTTTCCCTTCCCTTCACTGTGACATTTGGAATCTATAAACGAAACATCTTTTGCCATAAAAATAGGCGATGTCCAATTTTGTGCTTTGTGGTGTTCTaagattttcttctttcttgtttctttttggGTTTGATGTTTTAAGCTTTTCATGTGAGTTTGTGACAGATTAGACTATCTAAATGATGGTTTGGTATAAATATATTTCCCGTTAAATAGTTGGAGAGAGAAAACAAGATCACGCTGAGTAAGGAACTTGAGGATGAGACCCGCAAGTTGAGGTAATTATAATTTATCAATTTGCTTGTAAGATATATGGTGGTTAATTAAGCTGGTATGATCGTTTGACGAGAGTCTGCTGAAATTGGTTTGACATGCAAAAGGCAGATGAAAGGTGACGAACGTCAAGATTTGGGTCTGGATGAACTGCAGAAGTTAGCAAAATAGGTGGAAGCAAGCCTTGGCTGTGTGTGATTGAAACTAAGGTATGTTCTAGCTAGCTAATTTATACTGTTACAAGTGAATACAGGCGACTATGGCTTCTAAAATCTAGGTATCCTTCGGATAAAAGAACACATTTTTGAGTCTTAGTATGTACTATTGTGCAATGATCCGGATGATCTATTGCTTAATTAGTCTTTGTTCAAATATCATTCTTGCAGAATAAGACAAATGTCTTAATAACGTTCAAATAGAGAATTTGTTATTAGCTCCATAAAGGTAATATTGCACTTCTTCctctaatttcatatttttcactaTGCATGAGTGAACTATGGCTGGGGGCttaatcaaataaatagacCAACACGTTAAGCCTGTGGTCAATTTGGGAAAAAAAAGCCATTAGGGAAGGTCTTAATAAAAGCTTGGGTGGAACGTAGTCTATCTCCTTCGTGACGAGCTCGAGCTCAAGTTCAAATATAAAACTGGGATTGCCACGCCTCCTTTGACGTTGAGTTTTGATATAGGTTTacctgtttttttatttttagcccGTGATTACTAAAAAAGAGAGAATTAATATTTGAAGAAACCAACTAGTTTGtaccaaattaaagaaaaaccgACTGttgtgaatattttttttgtacgtTCATAGATTAGCTCAAGTGCTCATCTGGGTTTTGTTCAGAATTTTTTAAGTACCTAATGTTTCTTTGGGCCGTTTGGTTCGTTTCGTcacccaaaagaaaaatctgGAGAAAATCCAGATGAGCACTTGAGGTAAGTAGTGGAGATAGCGCAGATGTgttatcaattcaaaataacttttttttaattttaattttaattttttttttaacttttctacAAATATTATCTGGATCGTCTAACCTAGCTACTGGATTAGTGCCTAACATTAATCATACGATAAATTCTCCGTTACTTGCACTACCTAtgcatatttattttattaactgTGAATCAATTGCATGATTTCATGTTTTACTTGCACTGCCTATGCATATTTATATTTACTTTATTTAATGTGAATCACTTGCATGATTTCATGTTAAGTTGTCAACTAATAGATTGTTACAGTGACGATCACCGGCCGTTATTCAGCGGAAAATATGGGATTCCACTCTCTCAATACTACAGCATACGGCATATAAAATCACTTGCATGATTTCGTACGAGATCGCAAATTCATGATGTTGGTAAGTATAACTGTACGGCCAGGATGCTACAACATTTTCAGTGAAATTGCTAATCAATTTTGTATTCAGTATTTTCAGGTTTCCTTAGTTTCTCTAGTTAAGGTGTTGATCGAGATGGAGAGTGCACTTCCTTTAAATTAGCAAAGGAAGTCGAGTTATTGGAAGACATATCTGGGGGAGTGCCATTTTATGTTATATTCGTGTTCCATGCAGCATGGCAATGGATTAATTCTTTCGACCGcatttgtaaattttgtgatatgttattaatataaaataagcacgttaattaataattaaatcatcaacgataaagttatatatataatttataaaatataatttgtaaaatatgatttaaatggATGTTGTTTATAACATTATtatttgtagattaaatttagtttatttaGCATTACACTTTTTATAATTCAAACAGAGTAGGCAAATTCAAAGCTTGGAATTGACACGTGTCGCTACGTTATAATTGTACGTTCGCTTGATTTTCCAATTAAATATCCCTGCTTTACCTATCATACACATGCTGCCATGCATTCTCTCTCTACCATAATTCATTTCGCATTTTCTGTCCTTTATGTCGGCGATGCTCCTCTTCTCATGCCGCCGTCTGTCTGACAAACCCTAAATCAAATCTGTTGGGTACAGGAGAAGGAGCCTTCCAGGAGTTAGGCGGGACCTATATTGGTGGATTGGCAACAGGTATTCTTTGAACTGTTAGCGGTGCCGCGGCTCAGCGAACTTACATATTCTGCAGATCCATgaaaattattttggttttttgacAGATCTCAACAAACCACCgccacagaaaaaaaaaaaaaaagaaaaaaaaaaggaagattcAGTCAAATGACGAGATTGCAGAGAAGATGAGAGGGAGATATAGAACCACGGaccataatttatttaaattaataaaatcatatgAAGATATTGCTTTGCAGAGAAGACGAGAGGGCCGGGATGGCAATGGTGGAAGAGGGTTTGGAGAATGCGGCTACTGAAACTCGGGTGGTGGGGTTTGGGGAGTTTTGTTTCACAAGTGGGAGTGAGTATTGCCAGCAAGTGTTGCAGCGATCGCTGCTACCGCTGCTGTTTGGGATAAAGAAGTGAGAGAGACGAAGTGGGTGAGGAAACTCAACGGTGTGGTACGTAAAAAGAATTAAACGTAGAATCCCCAGCCTTACTGTCGTCCAGTCCACATATTATAGACGGTCGTGATCGCATTCATGACTCATCACGCCAACTGATTTGCGTTCCGCGTTTCTAACCTTATGTTCCCAAAAAATATCTAAAAAGACAAAAAGGCACAAACAGTGATAACCAAAGGAAGATATGTCCTATTTTTCCATAATTAGGAAAATTAATTTAGCAACCTTTCCTTTCTTGAACTGCCGGCAGCACCCCAACTCTTTCtcatctctcttcttctctttccagAATTGCTGGCTTTTCTTTCGCTGTTCTGCAAATTTCCCGAAATTCAGACCTAAAACCCCCCAACGAAGGTAAACAAATAACAACGGAAAACCCAATGTAATTAATTTATGTAtggtcttcctcctcctcccccttcttcttcttcttatggtAGATACTGTAGGCTTGTTGGACAGTGGATTGTGGTGGGTTTTTCTGgggtttgtttttctttatagaTCTGAGATGCTAGGGTTTGAGGTCGATAATCTCTTATTTAGATCTGAGATTCTAGGGTTTGAGGTCAATAATctttaaaattagaaaaaaaaacccagaaaatataTGCTAGTTTttgagtttgtggacgattatatatatgtgaaaagtggttggtttattttatttatttgaattaattGTTTTTGCAGGGGTAGCAAGAAATGGTGGAAAGGATGAAAGAGAAGATAAAGATCAGGAGGATCGACTACCTTCCTGCAAGGCAGGTGACCTTCTCAAAGAGGAGTAGAGGGATTCTCAAGAAAGCTGAACAGCTATCGATTCTGTGTGAAGCTGAAGTTGCTGTTATCATCTTTTCTCAAACTGGCAAGCTCTTTGATTACTCAAGCTCCAGGTACCAATACAGTGCAACTTCCCACCGCCTTCTAAATTCTTTCGAATTTTCCTTACCTGAACAAGTTAATATAACCATGTACATGACCTAACTTCTgtctcagagagagagagagagagagattcagcATTTGGatcaaaaaattatatatatatatatatatatatatttataaggaGGAAGGTGCTAACTAGCTATATAGATAATCCACGC encodes the following:
- the LOC137717158 gene encoding MADS-box protein AGL24-like, giving the protein MKKAGELSILCESEAAVIIFSQTDKLLDFSSSSTNDVIAGYKSHTSGEKSDQPTFDQLQLERENKITLSKELEDETRKLREDERAGMAMVEEGLENAATETRVVGFGEFCFTSGSEYCQQVLQRSLLPLLFGIKK